Proteins from a single region of Callithrix jacchus isolate 240 chromosome 12, calJac240_pri, whole genome shotgun sequence:
- the HAGHL gene encoding hydroxyacylglutathione hydrolase-like protein isoform X7, which produces MKVKVIPVLEDNYMYLVIEELTREAVAVDVAVPKRLLEIVGREGVSLTAVLTTHHHWDHARGNPELARLRPGLAVLGADERIFSLTRRLAHGEELRFGAIHVRCLLTPGHTSGHMSYFLWEDDCPDPPALFSGDALLVAGCGSCLEGSAQQMYQSLAELSTLPPETKVFCGHEHTLSNLEFAQKVEPCNDHKRDEDDVPTVPSTLGEERLYNPFLRVAEEPVRKFTGKAGPADVLEVLCEERARFEQAGEPRQPQARALLALQWGLLSAAPNK; this is translated from the exons ATGAAGGTCAAGGTCATCCCCGTGCTTGAGGACAACTACATGTACCTGGTCATCGAGGAGCTCACGCGCGAGGCGGTGGCCGTGGACGTGGCCGTGCCCAAGAGG TTGTTGGAGATCGTGGGCCGGGAGGGGGTGTCCCTGACCGCCGTGCTGACCACCCACCATCACTG GGACCACGCGCGGGGAAACCCGGAGCTGGCGCGGCTGCGTCCCGGGCTGGCGGTGCTGGGCGCGGACGAGCGCATCTTCTCGCTGACGCGCAGGCTGGCGCACGGCGAGGAGCTGCGG TTTGGGGCCATCCACGTGCGCTGCCTCCTGACGCCCGGCCACACCTCCGGCCACATGAGCTACTTCCTGTGGGAGGATGATTGCCCGGACCCACCCGCCCTGTTCTCGG GGGACGCGCTGTTGGTGGCCGGCTGCGGCTCGTGCCTGGAGGGCAGCGCCCAGCAGATGTACCAGAGCCTGGCCGAGCTGAGCACCCTGCCCCCCGAGACG AAGGTGTTCTGCGGCCACGAGCACACGCTCAGCAACCTGGAGTTTGCGCAGAAAGTGGAGCCCTGCAACGACCAC AAGAGGGACGAGGACGATGTGCCCACAGTGCCCTCGACTCTGGGCGAGGAGCGCCTCTACAACCCCTTCCTGCGGGTGGC AGAGGAGCCGGTGCGCAAGTTCACGGGCAAGGCGGGCCCCGCCGACGTCCTGGAGGTGCTCTGCGAGGAGCGGGCACGCTTCGAACAGGCAGGCGAGCCGAGGCAGCCACAGGCACGGGCCCTCCTTGCGCTGCAGTGGGGGCTCCTGAGTGCAGCCCCCAACAAGTGA
- the HAGHL gene encoding hydroxyacylglutathione hydrolase-like protein isoform X2 codes for MKVKVIPVLEDNYMYLVIEELTREAVAVDVAVPKRLLEIVGREGVSLTAVLTTHHHWDHARGNPELARLRPGLAVLGADERIFSLTRRLAHGEELRVSARPREGGVGTPGPPALMGPPAPPPQFGAIHVRCLLTPGHTSGHMSYFLWEDDCPDPPALFSGDALLVAGCGSCLEGSAQQMYQSLAELSTLPPETVFCGHEHTLSNLEFAQKVEPCNDHVRAKLSWAKKRDEDDVPTVPSTLGEERLYNPFLRVAEEPVRKFTGKAGPADVLEVLCEERARFEQAGEPRQPQARALLALQWGLLSAAPNK; via the exons ATGAAGGTCAAGGTCATCCCCGTGCTTGAGGACAACTACATGTACCTGGTCATCGAGGAGCTCACGCGCGAGGCGGTGGCCGTGGACGTGGCCGTGCCCAAGAGG TTGTTGGAGATCGTGGGCCGGGAGGGGGTGTCCCTGACCGCCGTGCTGACCACCCACCATCACTG GGACCACGCGCGGGGAAACCCGGAGCTGGCGCGGCTGCGTCCCGGGCTGGCGGTGCTGGGCGCGGACGAGCGCATCTTCTCGCTGACGCGCAGGCTGGCGCACGGCGAGGAGCTGCGGGTGAGCGCGCGCCCCCGGGAGGGCGGGGTGGGTACCCCGGGACCGCCCGCCCTCATGGGTCCGCCTGCTCCTCCGCCGCAGTTTGGGGCCATCCACGTGCGCTGCCTCCTGACGCCCGGCCACACCTCCGGCCACATGAGCTACTTCCTGTGGGAGGATGATTGCCCGGACCCACCCGCCCTGTTCTCGG GGGACGCGCTGTTGGTGGCCGGCTGCGGCTCGTGCCTGGAGGGCAGCGCCCAGCAGATGTACCAGAGCCTGGCCGAGCTGAGCACCCTGCCCCCCGAGACG GTGTTCTGCGGCCACGAGCACACGCTCAGCAACCTGGAGTTTGCGCAGAAAGTGGAGCCCTGCAACGACCACGTGAGAGCCAAGCTGTCCTGGGCTAAG AAGAGGGACGAGGACGATGTGCCCACAGTGCCCTCGACTCTGGGCGAGGAGCGCCTCTACAACCCCTTCCTGCGGGTGGC AGAGGAGCCGGTGCGCAAGTTCACGGGCAAGGCGGGCCCCGCCGACGTCCTGGAGGTGCTCTGCGAGGAGCGGGCACGCTTCGAACAGGCAGGCGAGCCGAGGCAGCCACAGGCACGGGCCCTCCTTGCGCTGCAGTGGGGGCTCCTGAGTGCAGCCCCCAACAAGTGA
- the HAGHL gene encoding hydroxyacylglutathione hydrolase-like protein isoform X4: MKVKVIPVLEDNYMYLVIEELTREAVAVDVAVPKRLLEIVGREGVSLTAVLTTHHHWDHARGNPELARLRPGLAVLGADERIFSLTRRLAHGEELRVSARPREGGVGTPGPPALMGPPAPPPQFGAIHVRCLLTPGHTSGHMSYFLWEDDCPDPPALFSGDALLVAGCGSCLEGSAQQMYQSLAELSTLPPETKVFCGHEHTLSNLEFAQKVEPCNDHKRDEDDVPTVPSTLGEERLYNPFLRVAEEPVRKFTGKAGPADVLEVLCEERARFEQAGEPRQPQARALLALQWGLLSAAPNK; encoded by the exons ATGAAGGTCAAGGTCATCCCCGTGCTTGAGGACAACTACATGTACCTGGTCATCGAGGAGCTCACGCGCGAGGCGGTGGCCGTGGACGTGGCCGTGCCCAAGAGG TTGTTGGAGATCGTGGGCCGGGAGGGGGTGTCCCTGACCGCCGTGCTGACCACCCACCATCACTG GGACCACGCGCGGGGAAACCCGGAGCTGGCGCGGCTGCGTCCCGGGCTGGCGGTGCTGGGCGCGGACGAGCGCATCTTCTCGCTGACGCGCAGGCTGGCGCACGGCGAGGAGCTGCGGGTGAGCGCGCGCCCCCGGGAGGGCGGGGTGGGTACCCCGGGACCGCCCGCCCTCATGGGTCCGCCTGCTCCTCCGCCGCAGTTTGGGGCCATCCACGTGCGCTGCCTCCTGACGCCCGGCCACACCTCCGGCCACATGAGCTACTTCCTGTGGGAGGATGATTGCCCGGACCCACCCGCCCTGTTCTCGG GGGACGCGCTGTTGGTGGCCGGCTGCGGCTCGTGCCTGGAGGGCAGCGCCCAGCAGATGTACCAGAGCCTGGCCGAGCTGAGCACCCTGCCCCCCGAGACG AAGGTGTTCTGCGGCCACGAGCACACGCTCAGCAACCTGGAGTTTGCGCAGAAAGTGGAGCCCTGCAACGACCAC AAGAGGGACGAGGACGATGTGCCCACAGTGCCCTCGACTCTGGGCGAGGAGCGCCTCTACAACCCCTTCCTGCGGGTGGC AGAGGAGCCGGTGCGCAAGTTCACGGGCAAGGCGGGCCCCGCCGACGTCCTGGAGGTGCTCTGCGAGGAGCGGGCACGCTTCGAACAGGCAGGCGAGCCGAGGCAGCCACAGGCACGGGCCCTCCTTGCGCTGCAGTGGGGGCTCCTGAGTGCAGCCCCCAACAAGTGA
- the HAGHL gene encoding hydroxyacylglutathione hydrolase-like protein isoform X8, whose product MKVKVIPVLEDNYMYLVIEELTREAVAVDVAVPKRLLEIVGREGVSLTAVLTTHHHWDHARGNPELARLRPGLAVLGADERIFSLTRRLAHGEELRVSARPREGGVGTPGPPALMGPPAPPPQFGAIHVRCLLTPGHTSGHMSYFLWEDDCPDPPALFSGTRSAERAHPASRRPRPLCSDPPSPARGRAVGGRLRLVPGGQRPADVPEPGRAEHPAPRDGVLRPRAHAQQPGVCAESGALQRPRESQAVLG is encoded by the exons ATGAAGGTCAAGGTCATCCCCGTGCTTGAGGACAACTACATGTACCTGGTCATCGAGGAGCTCACGCGCGAGGCGGTGGCCGTGGACGTGGCCGTGCCCAAGAGG TTGTTGGAGATCGTGGGCCGGGAGGGGGTGTCCCTGACCGCCGTGCTGACCACCCACCATCACTG GGACCACGCGCGGGGAAACCCGGAGCTGGCGCGGCTGCGTCCCGGGCTGGCGGTGCTGGGCGCGGACGAGCGCATCTTCTCGCTGACGCGCAGGCTGGCGCACGGCGAGGAGCTGCGGGTGAGCGCGCGCCCCCGGGAGGGCGGGGTGGGTACCCCGGGACCGCCCGCCCTCATGGGTCCGCCTGCTCCTCCGCCGCAGTTTGGGGCCATCCACGTGCGCTGCCTCCTGACGCCCGGCCACACCTCCGGCCACATGAGCTACTTCCTGTGGGAGGATGATTGCCCGGACCCACCCGCCCTGTTCTCGGGTACCCGCAGCGCGGAGCGCGCCCACCCCGCCTCCCGCCGGCCCCGCCCCCTCTGCTCTGACCCGCCCTCCCCCGCCAGGGGACGCGCTGTTGGTGGCCGGCTGCGGCTCGTGCCTGGAGGGCAGCGCCCAGCAGATGTACCAGAGCCTGGCCGAGCTGAGCACCCTGCCCCCCGAGACG GTGTTCTGCGGCCACGAGCACACGCTCAGCAACCTGGAGTTTGCGCAGAAAGTGGAGCCCTGCAACGACCACGTGAGAGCCAAGCTGTCCTGGGCTAA
- the HAGHL gene encoding hydroxyacylglutathione hydrolase-like protein isoform X6, protein MKVKVIPVLEDNYMYLVIEELTREAVAVDVAVPKRLLEIVGREGVSLTAVLTTHHHWDHARGNPELARLRPGLAVLGADERIFSLTRRLAHGEELRFGAIHVRCLLTPGHTSGHMSYFLWEDDCPDPPALFSGDALLVAGCGSCLEGSAQQMYQSLAELSTLPPETVFCGHEHTLSNLEFAQKVEPCNDHVRAKLSWAKKRDEDDVPTVPSTLGEERLYNPFLRVAEEPVRKFTGKAGPADVLEVLCEERARFEQAGEPRQPQARALLALQWGLLSAAPNK, encoded by the exons ATGAAGGTCAAGGTCATCCCCGTGCTTGAGGACAACTACATGTACCTGGTCATCGAGGAGCTCACGCGCGAGGCGGTGGCCGTGGACGTGGCCGTGCCCAAGAGG TTGTTGGAGATCGTGGGCCGGGAGGGGGTGTCCCTGACCGCCGTGCTGACCACCCACCATCACTG GGACCACGCGCGGGGAAACCCGGAGCTGGCGCGGCTGCGTCCCGGGCTGGCGGTGCTGGGCGCGGACGAGCGCATCTTCTCGCTGACGCGCAGGCTGGCGCACGGCGAGGAGCTGCGG TTTGGGGCCATCCACGTGCGCTGCCTCCTGACGCCCGGCCACACCTCCGGCCACATGAGCTACTTCCTGTGGGAGGATGATTGCCCGGACCCACCCGCCCTGTTCTCGG GGGACGCGCTGTTGGTGGCCGGCTGCGGCTCGTGCCTGGAGGGCAGCGCCCAGCAGATGTACCAGAGCCTGGCCGAGCTGAGCACCCTGCCCCCCGAGACG GTGTTCTGCGGCCACGAGCACACGCTCAGCAACCTGGAGTTTGCGCAGAAAGTGGAGCCCTGCAACGACCACGTGAGAGCCAAGCTGTCCTGGGCTAAG AAGAGGGACGAGGACGATGTGCCCACAGTGCCCTCGACTCTGGGCGAGGAGCGCCTCTACAACCCCTTCCTGCGGGTGGC AGAGGAGCCGGTGCGCAAGTTCACGGGCAAGGCGGGCCCCGCCGACGTCCTGGAGGTGCTCTGCGAGGAGCGGGCACGCTTCGAACAGGCAGGCGAGCCGAGGCAGCCACAGGCACGGGCCCTCCTTGCGCTGCAGTGGGGGCTCCTGAGTGCAGCCCCCAACAAGTGA
- the HAGHL gene encoding hydroxyacylglutathione hydrolase-like protein isoform X1, with the protein MKVKVIPVLEDNYMYLVIEELTREAVAVDVAVPKRLLEIVGREGVSLTAVLTTHHHWDHARGNPELARLRPGLAVLGADERIFSLTRRLAHGEELRVSARPREGGVGTPGPPALMGPPAPPPQFGAIHVRCLLTPGHTSGHMSYFLWEDDCPDPPALFSGDALLVAGCGSCLEGSAQQMYQSLAELSTLPPETKVFCGHEHTLSNLEFAQKVEPCNDHVRAKLSWAKKRDEDDVPTVPSTLGEERLYNPFLRVAEEPVRKFTGKAGPADVLEVLCEERARFEQAGEPRQPQARALLALQWGLLSAAPNK; encoded by the exons ATGAAGGTCAAGGTCATCCCCGTGCTTGAGGACAACTACATGTACCTGGTCATCGAGGAGCTCACGCGCGAGGCGGTGGCCGTGGACGTGGCCGTGCCCAAGAGG TTGTTGGAGATCGTGGGCCGGGAGGGGGTGTCCCTGACCGCCGTGCTGACCACCCACCATCACTG GGACCACGCGCGGGGAAACCCGGAGCTGGCGCGGCTGCGTCCCGGGCTGGCGGTGCTGGGCGCGGACGAGCGCATCTTCTCGCTGACGCGCAGGCTGGCGCACGGCGAGGAGCTGCGGGTGAGCGCGCGCCCCCGGGAGGGCGGGGTGGGTACCCCGGGACCGCCCGCCCTCATGGGTCCGCCTGCTCCTCCGCCGCAGTTTGGGGCCATCCACGTGCGCTGCCTCCTGACGCCCGGCCACACCTCCGGCCACATGAGCTACTTCCTGTGGGAGGATGATTGCCCGGACCCACCCGCCCTGTTCTCGG GGGACGCGCTGTTGGTGGCCGGCTGCGGCTCGTGCCTGGAGGGCAGCGCCCAGCAGATGTACCAGAGCCTGGCCGAGCTGAGCACCCTGCCCCCCGAGACG AAGGTGTTCTGCGGCCACGAGCACACGCTCAGCAACCTGGAGTTTGCGCAGAAAGTGGAGCCCTGCAACGACCACGTGAGAGCCAAGCTGTCCTGGGCTAAG AAGAGGGACGAGGACGATGTGCCCACAGTGCCCTCGACTCTGGGCGAGGAGCGCCTCTACAACCCCTTCCTGCGGGTGGC AGAGGAGCCGGTGCGCAAGTTCACGGGCAAGGCGGGCCCCGCCGACGTCCTGGAGGTGCTCTGCGAGGAGCGGGCACGCTTCGAACAGGCAGGCGAGCCGAGGCAGCCACAGGCACGGGCCCTCCTTGCGCTGCAGTGGGGGCTCCTGAGTGCAGCCCCCAACAAGTGA
- the HAGHL gene encoding hydroxyacylglutathione hydrolase-like protein isoform X3: MKVKVIPVLEDNYMYLVIEELTREAVAVDVAVPKRLLEIVGREGVSLTAVLTTHHHWDHARGNPELARLRPGLAVLGADERIFSLTRRLAHGEELRVSARPREGGVGTPGPPALMGPPAPPPQFGAIHVRCLLTPGHTSGHMSYFLWEDDCPDPPALFSGDALLVAGCGSCLEGSAQQMYQSLAELSTLPPETKVFCGHEHTLSNLEFAQKVEPCNDHGLWSLQKRDEDDVPTVPSTLGEERLYNPFLRVAEEPVRKFTGKAGPADVLEVLCEERARFEQAGEPRQPQARALLALQWGLLSAAPNK, from the exons ATGAAGGTCAAGGTCATCCCCGTGCTTGAGGACAACTACATGTACCTGGTCATCGAGGAGCTCACGCGCGAGGCGGTGGCCGTGGACGTGGCCGTGCCCAAGAGG TTGTTGGAGATCGTGGGCCGGGAGGGGGTGTCCCTGACCGCCGTGCTGACCACCCACCATCACTG GGACCACGCGCGGGGAAACCCGGAGCTGGCGCGGCTGCGTCCCGGGCTGGCGGTGCTGGGCGCGGACGAGCGCATCTTCTCGCTGACGCGCAGGCTGGCGCACGGCGAGGAGCTGCGGGTGAGCGCGCGCCCCCGGGAGGGCGGGGTGGGTACCCCGGGACCGCCCGCCCTCATGGGTCCGCCTGCTCCTCCGCCGCAGTTTGGGGCCATCCACGTGCGCTGCCTCCTGACGCCCGGCCACACCTCCGGCCACATGAGCTACTTCCTGTGGGAGGATGATTGCCCGGACCCACCCGCCCTGTTCTCGG GGGACGCGCTGTTGGTGGCCGGCTGCGGCTCGTGCCTGGAGGGCAGCGCCCAGCAGATGTACCAGAGCCTGGCCGAGCTGAGCACCCTGCCCCCCGAGACG AAGGTGTTCTGCGGCCACGAGCACACGCTCAGCAACCTGGAGTTTGCGCAGAAAGTGGAGCCCTGCAACGACCAC GGCCTGTGGTCACTCCAGAAGAGGGACGAGGACGATGTGCCCACAGTGCCCTCGACTCTGGGCGAGGAGCGCCTCTACAACCCCTTCCTGCGGGTGGC AGAGGAGCCGGTGCGCAAGTTCACGGGCAAGGCGGGCCCCGCCGACGTCCTGGAGGTGCTCTGCGAGGAGCGGGCACGCTTCGAACAGGCAGGCGAGCCGAGGCAGCCACAGGCACGGGCCCTCCTTGCGCTGCAGTGGGGGCTCCTGAGTGCAGCCCCCAACAAGTGA
- the HAGHL gene encoding hydroxyacylglutathione hydrolase-like protein isoform X9 gives MKVKVIPVLEDNYMYLVIEELTREAVAVDVAVPKRLLEIVGREGVSLTAVLTTHHHWDHARGNPELARLRPGLAVLGADERIFSLTRRLAHGEELRVSARPREGGVGTPGPPALMGPPAPPPQFGAIHVRCLLTPGHTSGHMSYFLWEDDCPDPPALFSGDALLVAGCGSCLEGSAQQMYQSLAELSTLPPETVFCGHEHTLSNLEFAQKVEPCNDHVRAKLSWAKARPLPASAGGWGRTGSGGLSDKPQ, from the exons ATGAAGGTCAAGGTCATCCCCGTGCTTGAGGACAACTACATGTACCTGGTCATCGAGGAGCTCACGCGCGAGGCGGTGGCCGTGGACGTGGCCGTGCCCAAGAGG TTGTTGGAGATCGTGGGCCGGGAGGGGGTGTCCCTGACCGCCGTGCTGACCACCCACCATCACTG GGACCACGCGCGGGGAAACCCGGAGCTGGCGCGGCTGCGTCCCGGGCTGGCGGTGCTGGGCGCGGACGAGCGCATCTTCTCGCTGACGCGCAGGCTGGCGCACGGCGAGGAGCTGCGGGTGAGCGCGCGCCCCCGGGAGGGCGGGGTGGGTACCCCGGGACCGCCCGCCCTCATGGGTCCGCCTGCTCCTCCGCCGCAGTTTGGGGCCATCCACGTGCGCTGCCTCCTGACGCCCGGCCACACCTCCGGCCACATGAGCTACTTCCTGTGGGAGGATGATTGCCCGGACCCACCCGCCCTGTTCTCGG GGGACGCGCTGTTGGTGGCCGGCTGCGGCTCGTGCCTGGAGGGCAGCGCCCAGCAGATGTACCAGAGCCTGGCCGAGCTGAGCACCCTGCCCCCCGAGACG GTGTTCTGCGGCCACGAGCACACGCTCAGCAACCTGGAGTTTGCGCAGAAAGTGGAGCCCTGCAACGACCACGTGAGAGCCAAGCTGTCCTGGGCTAAGGCACGGCCCCTTCCCGCCTCggctggagggtgggggaggacGGGCTCTGGGGGGCTCTCAGACAAGCCCCAATGA
- the HAGHL gene encoding hydroxyacylglutathione hydrolase-like protein isoform X5, protein MKVKVIPVLEDNYMYLVIEELTREAVAVDVAVPKRLLEIVGREGVSLTAVLTTHHHWDHARGNPELARLRPGLAVLGADERIFSLTRRLAHGEELRFGAIHVRCLLTPGHTSGHMSYFLWEDDCPDPPALFSGDALLVAGCGSCLEGSAQQMYQSLAELSTLPPETKVFCGHEHTLSNLEFAQKVEPCNDHVRAKLSWAKKRDEDDVPTVPSTLGEERLYNPFLRVAEEPVRKFTGKAGPADVLEVLCEERARFEQAGEPRQPQARALLALQWGLLSAAPNK, encoded by the exons ATGAAGGTCAAGGTCATCCCCGTGCTTGAGGACAACTACATGTACCTGGTCATCGAGGAGCTCACGCGCGAGGCGGTGGCCGTGGACGTGGCCGTGCCCAAGAGG TTGTTGGAGATCGTGGGCCGGGAGGGGGTGTCCCTGACCGCCGTGCTGACCACCCACCATCACTG GGACCACGCGCGGGGAAACCCGGAGCTGGCGCGGCTGCGTCCCGGGCTGGCGGTGCTGGGCGCGGACGAGCGCATCTTCTCGCTGACGCGCAGGCTGGCGCACGGCGAGGAGCTGCGG TTTGGGGCCATCCACGTGCGCTGCCTCCTGACGCCCGGCCACACCTCCGGCCACATGAGCTACTTCCTGTGGGAGGATGATTGCCCGGACCCACCCGCCCTGTTCTCGG GGGACGCGCTGTTGGTGGCCGGCTGCGGCTCGTGCCTGGAGGGCAGCGCCCAGCAGATGTACCAGAGCCTGGCCGAGCTGAGCACCCTGCCCCCCGAGACG AAGGTGTTCTGCGGCCACGAGCACACGCTCAGCAACCTGGAGTTTGCGCAGAAAGTGGAGCCCTGCAACGACCACGTGAGAGCCAAGCTGTCCTGGGCTAAG AAGAGGGACGAGGACGATGTGCCCACAGTGCCCTCGACTCTGGGCGAGGAGCGCCTCTACAACCCCTTCCTGCGGGTGGC AGAGGAGCCGGTGCGCAAGTTCACGGGCAAGGCGGGCCCCGCCGACGTCCTGGAGGTGCTCTGCGAGGAGCGGGCACGCTTCGAACAGGCAGGCGAGCCGAGGCAGCCACAGGCACGGGCCCTCCTTGCGCTGCAGTGGGGGCTCCTGAGTGCAGCCCCCAACAAGTGA